The following proteins are co-located in the Ursus arctos isolate Adak ecotype North America unplaced genomic scaffold, UrsArc2.0 scaffold_13, whole genome shotgun sequence genome:
- the LOC113259584 gene encoding c-Myc-binding protein-like, whose protein sequence is MKPFNKSPYIKNKNNSSYIKIPVTGAHQTVAGTGYAAAAVPAARYKADHSKREQFWRYLKKSGVVDTLTKKVLVALYEEPGKPNSALDFLKHHLEAANPENPEIGLLRLQLAEMKEKYKAIVEENKKLNINLAQYEPPEEGKHAE, encoded by the coding sequence ATGAAACCATTTAATAAGTcaccatacataaaaaataaaaataattcatcatACATAAAAATTCCAGTTACTGGAGCCCACCAGACAGTCGCGGGCACCGGCTACgctgctgctgctgtccctgCGGCCCGTTACAAAGCCGACCACTCGAAGCGCGAGCAGTTCTGGAGGTACTTGAAGAAGTCGGGGGTGGTGGACACGCTGACCAAGAAGGTATTGGTAGCCTTATATGAAGAACCAGGGAAGCCTAATAGTGCTTTGGACTTTTTAAAGCATCACTTAGAAGCTGCTAAcccagaaaatccagaaataggtCTGCTTCGCCTACAATtagcagaaatgaaagagaaatataaagctattgttgaagaaaataaaaaactgaacatAAATCTTGCTCAGTATGAACCACCTGAGGAGGGGAAGCATGCTGAATAG